The Arachis hypogaea cultivar Tifrunner chromosome 14, arahy.Tifrunner.gnm2.J5K5, whole genome shotgun sequence genome has a segment encoding these proteins:
- the LOC112744590 gene encoding receptor-like protein EIX2 has translation MIQQLNLKYFMLPVMMMNGVVYAVLMVQVLAWTSSAVVVPSVKCIESERQALLSLKRGFNVTDDDDWLSSWGEGEQQKECCNWEGVNCSNSTGHVVMLDLHGDYTVGSISPSLGELHHLNYLDLSGIEFTLTTSIPPFIASLTFLTHLNLSFCFFGGNIPPQLGNLLFLEYLDLGGNCFYPPQQIPSQFSNLSHLVYLDLSSSNLVGGFPLQLTNMSSLTYLDLSYNRLNETMPPQLGNLSSLEHLDLSHNAFTGTIPHHFRNLSSLQFLDLSPYNNDNALLSSDLQWLSQLFSLRHLSLSLVNLSSASNWQPLVRGLSHLQYLNLNGCNLVDSMSISSLASPANFSTSLSFVFTSHNSLKDSSLIFPWLMNSTSSLVILRMNDNGLSGTIPETFGNLSSLKKLNLANNELKGQIPLSLFHSCNLAKLDLSNNKLTGEFHEYIREYSRCAHKPLRILDLGWNEITGMVPDLSQLQSLQVLRLGNNRLNGSIHEGIGQLSDLTELSLGNNLLKGLITEAHFSRLSDLNTLDLSHNALVFNVSAEWNPPFDSHFINLASCNLGPNFPSWLHTQMNIYQLDISQAQISSSVPDWHWDQFFKIWNLNLSHNHIRGKIEDRIVDPHRGLTDNLVIVQTIDLSFNLFEGPIPAFFSTAAQLFLSSNRFSNANPLLCANSSINTKFMDLSNNYIRGQLPDCWMGYEFLAILDLSDNHFHGNMPKSLGSLKHIESIHLGGNHFSGEIPSSLHNCTKLRVFDAADNQLSGKIPSWIGGNIQKLLVLNLHSNKLHGSIPLSICNLHELFVLDLSLNILSGNIPPCISNLSAMATLTSSSATITHGYLVVDIHNSIFERIGRDFPNFGVYNDSTSVIWKGKMSTYERTLGLLRGIDFSSNRLTGEIPSEVMSLIGLVSLNLSRNLFSGHIPPTVGHLKSIDFLDLSRNHLSGTIPSQLAQIDRLSVLDLSYNDLSGEIPLGTQLQTRDASAYAGNPKLCGAPLNNTCPIHGHQISEHDADGDDEQFVTEGFYIAMAVGFVMAFWGVCFSLILKKSWRYAYFKLMSDVYDKLYVFVAIKVAKLKRIISQV, from the coding sequence ATGATACAACAACTTAACTTGAAATATTTTATGCTTCCAGTGATGATGATGAATGGTGTAGTTTATGCGGTGTTGATGGTGCAAGTACTTGCATGGACGAGCAGTGCAGTGGTGGTGCCAAGCGTGAAGTGCATTGAGAGTGAAAGGCAAGCTCTGCTTTCTCTCAAACGTGGCTTTAATGTGACCGATGATGATGATTGGCTGTCTTCATGGGGAGAGGGGGAGCAGCAGAAGGAGTGTTGCAACTGGGAAGGCGTCAACTGCAGCAACAGCACAGGCCATGTTGTCATGCTTGATCTTCATGGTGATTACACTGTTGGATCCATAAGCCCATCACTGGGTGAGTTACATCATTTGAACTACTTGGACCTTAGCGGTATTGAGTTTACTCTCACCACATCTATCCCTCCTTTCATTGCCTCTTTAACCTTTTTGACACATCTCAatctctctttttgttttttcggTGGAAACATACCTCCTCAATTGGGAAATCTGCTCTTCCTCGAGTATCTTGATTTAGGAGGGAATTGTTTTTATCCTCCGCAACAAATCCCTTCTCAGTTCTCAAATCTCTCCCATTTAGTGTACCTTGATCTTAGTTCCAGTAATTTGGTTGGAGGATTCCCTCTTCAACTCACAAATATGTCATCCTTGACATATTTGGATCTTAGTTATAATAGACTTAATGAAACAATGCCACCCCAACTTGGAAATCTCTCATCCTTGGAACATCTTGATCTAAGTCACAATGCATTCACTGGAACCATTCCTCATCATTTCAGAAATCTTtcttctttacaatttcttgacCTCAGTCCCTATAACAATGATAACGCGTTGTTGAGTTCTGATTTACAATGGTTATCTCAGCTTTTCTCTTTGAGGCATCTTTCGCTTTCTCTAGTTAACCTCAGTAGTGCAAGCAATTGGCAACCCCTAGTGAGGGGCCTTTCTCATCTTCAATATCTAAACTTGAATGGTTGCAATCTTGTTGATTCCATGTCCATTTCATCACTTGCATCCCCTGCTAATTTCTCCACTTCTCTCTCATTTGTGTTTACCTCTCACAACTCTCTAAAGGACTCATCCTTGATATTCCCATGGTTAATGAATTCCACTAGTAGCCTTGTTATTCTTAGAATGAATGATAATGGTTTATCAGGAACCATTCCAGAAACATTCGGGAACTTGAGCTCTCTTAAGAAGTTAAATCTTGCAAATAATGAGCTCAAAGGCCAAATACCTCTATCCTTGTTTCATAGTTGTAATTTGGCAAAACTAGACCTATCCAATAACAAGTTGACAGGAGAGTTTCATGAATATATTCGAGAGTATTCTCGTTGTGCTCATAAACCCTTACGAATCTTGGATCTGGGATGGAATGAAATTACGGGGATGGTGCCTGACCTCTCTCAGCTTCAATCTTTGCAAGTGTTACGACTTGGTAACAACAGATTAAATGGAAGCATACATGAAGGTATTGGACAATTATCCGACTTAACTGAGTTAAGCCTTGGAAATAACTTGTTGAAAGGTTTGATAACTGAAGCTCATTTCTCAAGACTCTCCGATCTTAACACTTTGGATTTGTCTCATAATGCTTTGGTTTTTAATGTCAGCGCTGAATGGAATCCCCCGTTCGATTCCCATTTCATTAACTTGGCTTCTTGCAATTTGGGGCCTAACTTTCCATCATGGCTTCACACCCAAATGAATATTTATCAATTGGATATTTCACAAGCTCAAATCTCTAGCTCAGTTCCTGATTGGCATTGGGATCAATTTTTCAAGATATGGAATTTGAATCTTTCTCACAACCATATTAGAGGAAAAATTGAAGACCGAATTGTGGACCCTCATAGAGGACTAACTGATAATCTTGTAATTGTTCAAACCATTGATTTGAGCTTCAATTTATTTGAAGGTCCAATTCCAGCATTCTTTTCAACTGCTGCACAACTTTTTCTGTCCAGCAACAGATTTTCAAATGCAAATCCTCTTTTATGTGCAAACTCGTCCATAAACACAAAATTTATGGATTTGTCAAACAACTACATTAGAGGACAACTTCCAGATTGTTGGATGGGTTATGAGTTCTTGGCCATTCTAGATTTGTCAGATAATCACTTTCATGGAAATATGCCAAAGTCTCTGGGATCGTTAAAACATATTGAGTCAATACATTTGGGGGGCAATCATTTTTCAGGAGAGATACCATCATCCTTGCATAATTGCACAAAACTGCGAGTTTTTGATGCTGCAGATAATCAGCTGTCTGGAAAAATACCAAGCTGGATTGGAGGTAATATTCAAAAGCTACTTGTACTTAACTTACATTCCAATAAGCTTCATGGAAGCATTCCATTAAGCATTTGCAATCTTCATGAACTCTTTGTCTTGGACCTCTCTCTAAATATTCTCTCTGGGAATATACCTCCATGCATAAGTAATCTTTCTGCTATGGCCACTCTAACAAGTTCAAGTGCAACCATTACCCATGGCTATCTTGTTGTCGATATACACAACAGTATTTTCGAGCGCATTGGCAGGGACTTTCCAAATTTCGGAGTTTATAATGATAGTACATCAGTCATATGGAAAGGAAAAATGTCAACATATGAAAGAACCCTTGGATTGTTGAGAGGTATTGATTTCTCCAGCAACAGGTTAACAGGGGAAATACCAAGTGAGGTGATGAGTCTTATTGGCTTGGTTTCTTTAAATCTATCAAGAAACTTGTTTAGTGGACACATTCCTCCAACTGTTGGACATCTGAAATCAATAGATTTTCTTGATCTATCCAGAAATCATTTGTCAGGAACAATTCCTTCACAACTTGCTCAAATAGACCGTCTCAGTGTTCTTGACTTGTCATACAATGATTTATCTGGAGAAATCCCACTTGGCACACAACTCCAAACTAGGGATGCCTCTGCTTATGCAGGAAATCCAAAGCTTTGTGGTGCTCCTCTCAACAATACTTGTCCCATACATGGTCACCAGATCAGTGAACATGATGCTGATGGTGATGATGAACAATTTGTAACCGAGGGATTCTACATTGCTATGGCTGTTGGATTTGTCATGGCATTTTGGGGAGTTTGCTTCTCATTGATTTTGAAGAAATCTTGGAGATATGCTTATTTCAAGTTAATGAGTGATGTCTATGACAAGCTCTATGTATTTGTAGCAATTAAGGTGGCCAAATTAAAAAGGATCATATCTCAAGTATGA
- the LOC112744592 gene encoding uncharacterized protein, translating into MNNNNSPKDPSDFPLKQESSDHHQHEKASSAAAAAKAASSSSSSSQWLRLKDPRIVRVSRAFGGKDRHSKVCTIRGLRDRRVRLSVPTAIQLYDLQDRLGLNQPSKVVDWLLNAAKHEIDELPPLPHINNPFTTLGGFPSSSSNSMINNTNEASTSMFNINRSIHQWQQGLAQNYSKWNNKSKSSSSTKQASSEDNQMVNEEDNNNNKEEEEGEEEGANVVSTTNHHHHPSFLGLLNTMPIGNYQFEQHNSSNDVNVAQLGNHNHGFITNQTDLQSINVVPFPSTLSLSTGGNNITQSYFPSHSSEAMDPRQEQQINHHHQYHQMLSSHHLHQNLLTNNLPSFSLAMMSTPILLHHSHNTRESSHHQSHHKDQHFPSSK; encoded by the coding sequence ATGAATAACAATAATAGTCCAAAAGACCCATCAGATTTTCCACTAAAACAAGAGAGTAGTGATCATCATCAACATGAAAAGGCAtcatcagcagcagcagcagcaaaggctgcttcatcatcatcatcatcatcacaatgGCTAAGGTTGAAGGATCCAAGAATTGTTAGGGTATCAAGAGCATTTGGAGGAAAAGACAGGCACAGCAAGGTTTGCACAATAAGAGGGTTGAGAGACAGGCGTGTGAGGCTTTCAGTTCCAACAGCAATTCAGCTCTATGATCTTCAAGATAGGTTAGGGCTTAATCAACCTAGTAAGGTTGTTGATTGGTTGTTAAATGCTGCTAAGCATGAAATTGATGAGCTTCCACCTTTGCCACATATTAATAATCCCTTCACTACCCTTGGTGGttttccatcatcatcttctAATTCTATGATCAATAATACTAATGAAGCTAGCACCTCAATGTTCAATATCAATAGGAGCATTCATCAGTGGCAGCAAGGTTTAGCACAGAATTATTCTAAGTGGAATAACAAGTCAAAGTCATCATCATCTACTAAACAAGCTTCATCAGAAGATAATCAAATGGTTAATGAAGaggataataacaataacaaggaAGAGGAGGAAGGTGAAGAAGAAGGTGCAAATGTTGTTTCTACtacaaatcatcatcatcatccttcatTCCTAGGTTTGCTGAATACTATGCCAATTGGTAACTACCAATTTGAGCAACATAACTCATCAAATGATGTTAATGTTGCTCAATTGGGAAACCATAATCATGGATTTATTACAAACCAAACAGATTTGCAAAGCATTAATGTTGTGCCTTTTCCATCAACATTGTCCTTATCAACCGGTGGGAACAATATAACACAGTCATACTTCCCTTCACATTCATCAGAAGCAATGGATCCAAGACAAGAACAAcaaatcaatcatcatcatcagtaTCATCAGATGTTGTCCTCTCATCATCTTCATCAAAATCTCTTGACAAATAATCTTCCATCTTTCAGCTTGGCTATGATGAGCACTCCAATCCTTCTCCACCATTCTCACAACACAAGAGAAAGTAGTCATCATCAATCTCATCACAAAGATCAACATTTTCCTTCTTCCAAGTGA
- the LOC112744594 gene encoding transcription initiation factor TFIID subunit 8 — MSNGGGKTGRHLEKPSTWKRKSGADDFAQAIAKIAVAQLLESQGFHSFQQSALEALSDVAVRYASSIGRSAHYYANLAGRTESNAFDVIQGLEDLVYVQGFSGASDVDHCLEDSGAVREIVHYVNEVEPIPFVHPVPRFPIVKDRELTPSFSRKGKVPPAEHIPAWLPAFPDPQTYSLDPTVDARGADPHAANGKFDQERENDNGDRSLLSSQQQMVSGMFEKPTFADPDDAKAKKASVEGNPFLAPPLKVGEKEVAPIAPPTKLFNNVTLDNPVARNFLDDKSVSVLETFAPAIEAMKSTSCDSGEDQTTRVLNENPRVRFKIGVGNKFLGRSTGLSPEKEHQRTLPWFAMEDEKDDRKRRAEKILRESLENPDQLVQL, encoded by the coding sequence ATGAGCAATGGTGGTGGGAAGACTGGAAGGCATCTTGAGAAGCCCAGCACATGGAAGAGGAAATCAGGTGCTGATGATTTTGCCCAGGCAATCGCGAAGATCGCGGTAGCGCAATTGTTGGAGAGTCAAGGTTTTCATTCGTTTCAGCAATCAGCCCTTGAGGCGCTGTCTGATGTCGCTGTTCGATATGCTTCGAGCATTGGGAGATCTGCTCATTACTATGCTAATCTTGCAGGGAGGACTGAATCCAATGCTTTTGATGTCATTCAAGGGTTGGAGGATTTAGTATATGTGCAAGGGTTTTCAGGTGCTTCTGATGTTGACCATTGCCTTGAGGACTCTGGTGCTGTTCGGGAAATCGTTCATTATGTTAATGAAGTTGAACCAATTCCATTTGTACATCCTGTTCCCCGGTTTCCAATCGTGAAAGATCGTGAGCTGACTCCAAGTTTTTCACGAAAAGGAAAAGTGCCTCCTGCGGAGCATATTCCTGCCTGGCTGCCTGCATTCCCTGATCCACAGACGTATTCACTTGACCCTACAGTGGATGCAAGAGGAGCAGACCCTCATGCTGCCAATGGCAAATTTGACCAAGAAAGAGAGAACGATAACGGGGATAGGTCGCTGTTGAGTTCACAGCAGCAGATGGTCTCAGGTATGTTTGAGAAGCCCACCTTCGCTGACCCGGATGATGCCAAGGCAAAGAAAGCATCTGTGGAAGGCAATCCTTTCCTTGCACCACCTTTGAAAGTTGGGGAAAAGGAAGTTGCTCCTATTGCCCCTCCTACTAAGCTCTTCAACAATGTCACTTTGGATAATCCTGTTGCAAGGAATTTCCTTGATGATAAATCCGTATCGGTGTTAGAGACATTTGCTCCAGCAATTGAAGCGATGAAGAGCACATCCTGTGATTCCGGAGAAGATCAGACAACGCGTGTTTTGAATGAGAACCCTAGGGTGCGTTTTAAGATTGGGGTAGGAAACAAATTCTTAGGAAGGTCCACAGGTTTGAGTCCTGAAAAGGAGCATCAGAGGACTTTGCCGTGGTTTGCAATGGAAGATGAGAAGGATGACAGGAAAAGAAGGGCTGAGAAAATTCTGAGGGAATCTCTAGAAAATCCAGATCAGCTTGTTCAATTGTAA